In Sceloporus undulatus isolate JIND9_A2432 ecotype Alabama chromosome 7, SceUnd_v1.1, whole genome shotgun sequence, one DNA window encodes the following:
- the NAIF1 gene encoding nuclear apoptosis-inducing factor 1: MAMSSPPAPPAKKRKMNFSEREVEIIVEELERSKHLLINHYNAGVPLAAKAAAWHNILRRVNAVATCRRELAEVKKKWSDLKTEVRRKVAQVRAAMEGGGEGQDGSGDGQDAEDPTGATAAPVILTSMQQRICNLLGEATIISLPAGDCTGADGTEIPITAAATTVTLTQIPAETTYHSLEDGVVEYCTTEAPTTVTAEAPLEMMAQQAEVSVKPQELKSRIALNSAKLLQEQRVTNLHVKEIAQNLEQQNDLLQMIRRSQEVQACAQERQAQAMEGTQASLNALIQVLRPMIKDIRRFLQSNTPSPSMTADQSQVAQNGQDSEDNYAMK; the protein is encoded by the exons ATGGCAATGTCGTCTCCCCCAGCACCGCCGGCTAAGAAGCGGAAGATGAACTTCTCAGAGCGGGAAGTGGAGATTATCGTGGAGGAGCTCGAGCGGAGCAAGCACCTCCTGATCAACCACTACAACGCCGGCGTGCCTCTGGCTGCCAAGGCCGCCGCTTGGCACAACATCCTGCGCCGTGTGAACGCCGTGGCCACTTGCCGACGGGAGCTGGCTGAAGTCAAGAAGAAGTGGTCCGACCTCAAGACGGAGGTCCGGCGCAAGGTGGCGCAGGTCCGGGCAGCCATGGAAGGAGGTGGCGAAGGCCAAGACGGAAGCGGCGACGGCCAGGATGCGGAAGACCCTACGGGTGCCACGGCGGCCCCAGTTATACTCACCTCCATGCAGCAGCGAATCTGTAACCTGCTGGGGGAAGCCACCATTATCAGCCTCCCTGCCGGAGATTGTACTGGTGCAGATGGGACAGAAATCCCTATCACAGCTGCAGCCACTACGGTCACCCTTACTCAGA TTCCAGCAGAGACAACTTACCACAGCCTGGAGGATGGCGTGGTGGAATATTGCACGACGGAAGCCCCCACCACAGTCACAGCCGAAGCCCCCTTGGAGATGATGGCTCAGCAGGCAGAGGTCTCTGTGAAGCCTCAGGAGCTGAAGAGCCGCATCGCCTTGAACTCTGCCAAGCTTCTGCAGGAGCAGCGAGTGACCAACCTGCATGTGAAAGAGATCGCTCAGAACCTCGAGCAACAGAACGACCTGCTGCAGATGATCCGGCGCTCTCAGGAAGTGCAGGCGTGTGCCCAGGAGCGCCAGGCCCAGGCCATGGAAGGCACCCAGGCTTCCCTCAATGCCCTCATCCAGGTCCTTCGCCCCATGATTAAGGATATCCGACGATTCCTGCAGAGCAATACTCCTTCCCCTTCCATGACTGCAGACCAAAGCCAAGTGGCCCAAAACGGACAAGACAGCGAAGACAATTATGCCATGAAATAA
- the DPM2 gene encoding dolichol phosphate-mannose biosynthesis regulatory protein: protein MKPEVDPLWPEVESLTMATATDQLVGYGLVAFSLLLFAYYTIWIIILPFIESEHLIHTFFLPREYSVIIPVVAGLLLLLFVGTFIAVISWKNRKAAKKSA, encoded by the exons atgaaaccGGAAGTAGATCCTCTTTGGCCGGAAGTTGAGAGCTTGACAATG GCCACTGCGACTGACCAGTTGGTTGGGTACGGCTTGGTAGccttcagcctcctcctctttgcttacTATACCATCTGGATCATCATTTTG CCCTTCATTGAGAGCGAACACCTGATTCACACGTTCTTCTTGCCGCGGGAGTATTCTGTCATCATCCCGGTTGTGGcagggctgctgttgctgctcttcGTAG GAACTTTTATCGCCGTCATCTCATGGAAGAACCGGAAGGCTGCCAAGAAATCAGCTTAA
- the FAM102A gene encoding protein FAM102A isoform X1: protein MAFLMKKKKFKFQTSFTLEELTAVPFVNGVLFCKIRLLDGGDFATLSSREEVQENCVRWKKKFTFVCKMSANPATGLLDPCICRVSVRKELKGGKTYSKLGFADLNLAEFAGSGFTVRCCLLEGYDTKNTRQDNSILKVTIGMSLLSGDPCFKTPPSTAKSITIPGQDSTLQLTCKGEGTTSSSTTTPTPTTSTTIGSVRQSKPRPTILGSGVPEEPDQNLSSPEEVFHSGHSRNSSYASQQSKISGNCSSHKLANETQSYSTEHSRSSSMSDLTHRRNTSTSSSASGGLSMTVECPEGEREHKPEKPPRPPRPNLLSERSTRRKKDSVESHPTWVDDTRIDADDIVEKIMQSQDFTDVSNTEDSNLRLFVSRDGRTTLSGIQLANSFLTFDFRPESHLEFTSQW, encoded by the exons ATGGCTTTTTtgatgaagaaaaagaagttcAAATTTCAAACCAGTTTCACTTTAGAGGAGCTGACAGCGGTACCTTTTGTGAATGGGGTTCTCTTCTGCAAAATCAGGCTGCTAGATGGAGGGGATTTTGCCACTTTGTCTTCCAG ggAAGAAGTTCAGGAGAACTGCGTTCGCTGGAAGAAGAAATTTACCTTTGTCTGTAAGATGAGTGCCAATCCTGCCACAGGCCTCCTGGATCCTTGCATCTGCCGTGTGTCTGTCCGCAAg GAACTGAAAGGAGGGAAAACCTATTCCAAG TTGGGTTTTGCTGATCTGAATCTGGCAGAGTTTGCAGGCTCTGGGTTCACCGTCCGATGCTGCTTGCTGGAGGGGTATGACACCAAAAATACCCGGCAGGACAACTCTATCCTGAAG GTAACCATTGGCATGTCCTTGCTGTCTGGAGACCCCTGCTTCAAAAC GCCTCCATCCACCGCCAAATCCATCACCATCCCTGGGCAGGACTCTACGCTCCAATTGACTTGTAAAGGCGAGGGGACgaccagcagcagcaccaccactcCCACCCCCACCACATCAACCACTATTGGCTCAGTGCGCCAGAGCAAGCCCAGACCCACCATTCTCGGCTCGG GGGTGCCAGAGGAACCAGACCAGAATCTGTCCAGTCCAGAGGAAGTGTTCCACTCAGGACATTCACGGAACTCAAGTTACGCCAGCCAGCAATCCAAAATCTCTGGTAACTGCTCATCGCATAAGCTTGCCAACGAAACCCAAA GCTACAGCACTGAGCACTCGCGGTCCTCCAGCATGTCCGATCTGACCCACCGCCGGAACACCTCCACCAGCAGCAGTGCCTCAGGTGGCCTTAGCATGACAGTGGAGTGTCCAGAGGGTGAGCGAGAGCACAAGCCGGAGAAGCCTCCTCGCCCACCAAGACCCAACCTGCTGTCAGAGCGGTCGACCAG GCGGAAAAAGGATTCTGTGGAGAGCCACCCCACATGGGTGGATGACACACGGATTGACGCAGATGATATTGTGGAGAAAATCATGCAGAGTCAGGACTTCACGGATGTCAGTAACACTGAAG ATAGTAACCTGAGGCTGTTTGTGAGCAGAGATGGCAGAACTACCCTCAGCGGGATACAGCTTGCAAACAG CTTTCTGACGTTTGATTTCAGGCCAG AGTCTCATCTGGAGTTTACGAGCCAGTGGTAA
- the FAM102A gene encoding protein FAM102A isoform X3, with translation MAFLMKKKKFKFQTSFTLEELTAVPFVNGVLFCKIRLLDGGDFATLSSREEVQENCVRWKKKFTFVCKMSANPATGLLDPCICRVSVRKELKGGKTYSKLGFADLNLAEFAGSGFTVRCCLLEGYDTKNTRQDNSILKVTIGMSLLSGDPCFKTPPSTAKSITIPGQDSTLQLTCKGEGTTSSSTTTPTPTTSTTIGSVRQSKPRPTILGSGVPEEPDQNLSSPEEVFHSGHSRNSSYASQQSKISGYSTEHSRSSSMSDLTHRRNTSTSSSASGGLSMTVECPEGEREHKPEKPPRPPRPNLLSERSTRRKKDSVESHPTWVDDTRIDADDIVEKIMQSQDFTDVSNTEDSNLRLFVSRDGRTTLSGIQLANSFLTFDFRPESHLEFTSQW, from the exons ATGGCTTTTTtgatgaagaaaaagaagttcAAATTTCAAACCAGTTTCACTTTAGAGGAGCTGACAGCGGTACCTTTTGTGAATGGGGTTCTCTTCTGCAAAATCAGGCTGCTAGATGGAGGGGATTTTGCCACTTTGTCTTCCAG ggAAGAAGTTCAGGAGAACTGCGTTCGCTGGAAGAAGAAATTTACCTTTGTCTGTAAGATGAGTGCCAATCCTGCCACAGGCCTCCTGGATCCTTGCATCTGCCGTGTGTCTGTCCGCAAg GAACTGAAAGGAGGGAAAACCTATTCCAAG TTGGGTTTTGCTGATCTGAATCTGGCAGAGTTTGCAGGCTCTGGGTTCACCGTCCGATGCTGCTTGCTGGAGGGGTATGACACCAAAAATACCCGGCAGGACAACTCTATCCTGAAG GTAACCATTGGCATGTCCTTGCTGTCTGGAGACCCCTGCTTCAAAAC GCCTCCATCCACCGCCAAATCCATCACCATCCCTGGGCAGGACTCTACGCTCCAATTGACTTGTAAAGGCGAGGGGACgaccagcagcagcaccaccactcCCACCCCCACCACATCAACCACTATTGGCTCAGTGCGCCAGAGCAAGCCCAGACCCACCATTCTCGGCTCGG GGGTGCCAGAGGAACCAGACCAGAATCTGTCCAGTCCAGAGGAAGTGTTCCACTCAGGACATTCACGGAACTCAAGTTACGCCAGCCAGCAATCCAAAATCTCTG GCTACAGCACTGAGCACTCGCGGTCCTCCAGCATGTCCGATCTGACCCACCGCCGGAACACCTCCACCAGCAGCAGTGCCTCAGGTGGCCTTAGCATGACAGTGGAGTGTCCAGAGGGTGAGCGAGAGCACAAGCCGGAGAAGCCTCCTCGCCCACCAAGACCCAACCTGCTGTCAGAGCGGTCGACCAG GCGGAAAAAGGATTCTGTGGAGAGCCACCCCACATGGGTGGATGACACACGGATTGACGCAGATGATATTGTGGAGAAAATCATGCAGAGTCAGGACTTCACGGATGTCAGTAACACTGAAG ATAGTAACCTGAGGCTGTTTGTGAGCAGAGATGGCAGAACTACCCTCAGCGGGATACAGCTTGCAAACAG CTTTCTGACGTTTGATTTCAGGCCAG AGTCTCATCTGGAGTTTACGAGCCAGTGGTAA
- the FAM102A gene encoding protein FAM102A isoform X2 — MAFLMKKKKFKFQTSFTLEELTAVPFVNGVLFCKIRLLDGGDFATLSSREEVQENCVRWKKKFTFVCKMSANPATGLLDPCICRVSVRKELKGGKTYSKLGFADLNLAEFAGSGFTVRCCLLEGYDTKNTRQDNSILKVTIGMSLLSGDPCFKTPPSTAKSITIPGQDSTLQLTCKGEGTTSSSTTTPTPTTSTTIGSVRQSKPRPTILGSGVPEEPDQNLSSPEEVFHSGHSRNSSYASQQSKISGNCSSHKLANETQSYSTEHSRSSSMSDLTHRRNTSTSSSASGGLSMTVECPEGEREHKPEKPPRPPRPNLLSERSTRRKKDSVESHPTWVDDTRIDADDIVEKIMQSQDFTDVSNTEDSNLRLFVSRDGRTTLSGIQLANRVSSGVYEPVVIETH; from the exons ATGGCTTTTTtgatgaagaaaaagaagttcAAATTTCAAACCAGTTTCACTTTAGAGGAGCTGACAGCGGTACCTTTTGTGAATGGGGTTCTCTTCTGCAAAATCAGGCTGCTAGATGGAGGGGATTTTGCCACTTTGTCTTCCAG ggAAGAAGTTCAGGAGAACTGCGTTCGCTGGAAGAAGAAATTTACCTTTGTCTGTAAGATGAGTGCCAATCCTGCCACAGGCCTCCTGGATCCTTGCATCTGCCGTGTGTCTGTCCGCAAg GAACTGAAAGGAGGGAAAACCTATTCCAAG TTGGGTTTTGCTGATCTGAATCTGGCAGAGTTTGCAGGCTCTGGGTTCACCGTCCGATGCTGCTTGCTGGAGGGGTATGACACCAAAAATACCCGGCAGGACAACTCTATCCTGAAG GTAACCATTGGCATGTCCTTGCTGTCTGGAGACCCCTGCTTCAAAAC GCCTCCATCCACCGCCAAATCCATCACCATCCCTGGGCAGGACTCTACGCTCCAATTGACTTGTAAAGGCGAGGGGACgaccagcagcagcaccaccactcCCACCCCCACCACATCAACCACTATTGGCTCAGTGCGCCAGAGCAAGCCCAGACCCACCATTCTCGGCTCGG GGGTGCCAGAGGAACCAGACCAGAATCTGTCCAGTCCAGAGGAAGTGTTCCACTCAGGACATTCACGGAACTCAAGTTACGCCAGCCAGCAATCCAAAATCTCTGGTAACTGCTCATCGCATAAGCTTGCCAACGAAACCCAAA GCTACAGCACTGAGCACTCGCGGTCCTCCAGCATGTCCGATCTGACCCACCGCCGGAACACCTCCACCAGCAGCAGTGCCTCAGGTGGCCTTAGCATGACAGTGGAGTGTCCAGAGGGTGAGCGAGAGCACAAGCCGGAGAAGCCTCCTCGCCCACCAAGACCCAACCTGCTGTCAGAGCGGTCGACCAG GCGGAAAAAGGATTCTGTGGAGAGCCACCCCACATGGGTGGATGACACACGGATTGACGCAGATGATATTGTGGAGAAAATCATGCAGAGTCAGGACTTCACGGATGTCAGTAACACTGAAG ATAGTAACCTGAGGCTGTTTGTGAGCAGAGATGGCAGAACTACCCTCAGCGGGATACAGCTTGCAAACAG AGTCTCATCTGGAGTTTACGAGCCAGTGGTAATTGAAACCCATTAA
- the FAM102A gene encoding protein FAM102A isoform X4 yields MAFLMKKKKFKFQTSFTLEELTAVPFVNGVLFCKIRLLDGGDFATLSSREEVQENCVRWKKKFTFVCKMSANPATGLLDPCICRVSVRKELKGGKTYSKLGFADLNLAEFAGSGFTVRCCLLEGYDTKNTRQDNSILKVTIGMSLLSGDPCFKTPPSTAKSITIPGQDSTLQLTCKGEGTTSSSTTTPTPTTSTTIGSVRQSKPRPTILGSGVPEEPDQNLSSPEEVFHSGHSRNSSYASQQSKISGYSTEHSRSSSMSDLTHRRNTSTSSSASGGLSMTVECPEGEREHKPEKPPRPPRPNLLSERSTRRKKDSVESHPTWVDDTRIDADDIVEKIMQSQDFTDVSNTEDSNLRLFVSRDGRTTLSGIQLANRVSSGVYEPVVIETH; encoded by the exons ATGGCTTTTTtgatgaagaaaaagaagttcAAATTTCAAACCAGTTTCACTTTAGAGGAGCTGACAGCGGTACCTTTTGTGAATGGGGTTCTCTTCTGCAAAATCAGGCTGCTAGATGGAGGGGATTTTGCCACTTTGTCTTCCAG ggAAGAAGTTCAGGAGAACTGCGTTCGCTGGAAGAAGAAATTTACCTTTGTCTGTAAGATGAGTGCCAATCCTGCCACAGGCCTCCTGGATCCTTGCATCTGCCGTGTGTCTGTCCGCAAg GAACTGAAAGGAGGGAAAACCTATTCCAAG TTGGGTTTTGCTGATCTGAATCTGGCAGAGTTTGCAGGCTCTGGGTTCACCGTCCGATGCTGCTTGCTGGAGGGGTATGACACCAAAAATACCCGGCAGGACAACTCTATCCTGAAG GTAACCATTGGCATGTCCTTGCTGTCTGGAGACCCCTGCTTCAAAAC GCCTCCATCCACCGCCAAATCCATCACCATCCCTGGGCAGGACTCTACGCTCCAATTGACTTGTAAAGGCGAGGGGACgaccagcagcagcaccaccactcCCACCCCCACCACATCAACCACTATTGGCTCAGTGCGCCAGAGCAAGCCCAGACCCACCATTCTCGGCTCGG GGGTGCCAGAGGAACCAGACCAGAATCTGTCCAGTCCAGAGGAAGTGTTCCACTCAGGACATTCACGGAACTCAAGTTACGCCAGCCAGCAATCCAAAATCTCTG GCTACAGCACTGAGCACTCGCGGTCCTCCAGCATGTCCGATCTGACCCACCGCCGGAACACCTCCACCAGCAGCAGTGCCTCAGGTGGCCTTAGCATGACAGTGGAGTGTCCAGAGGGTGAGCGAGAGCACAAGCCGGAGAAGCCTCCTCGCCCACCAAGACCCAACCTGCTGTCAGAGCGGTCGACCAG GCGGAAAAAGGATTCTGTGGAGAGCCACCCCACATGGGTGGATGACACACGGATTGACGCAGATGATATTGTGGAGAAAATCATGCAGAGTCAGGACTTCACGGATGTCAGTAACACTGAAG ATAGTAACCTGAGGCTGTTTGTGAGCAGAGATGGCAGAACTACCCTCAGCGGGATACAGCTTGCAAACAG AGTCTCATCTGGAGTTTACGAGCCAGTGGTAATTGAAACCCATTAA